The following are encoded in a window of Actinomyces oris genomic DNA:
- a CDS encoding ABC transporter ATP-binding protein: MRASTPSRSSWRTGSVAAGPAVPVGAGQPVLRAQHLSKSYHSPVLRDLDLDVEQGQFVAIMGPSGSGKSTLLHCLSGMDRPDAGSVLLGGQEITSLSEKELAALRLTRFGFVFQQAHLLTTLCLLDNIVLPGFLAGLRPRPEVTARGEELMERMGIDELATSAVTEVSGGQLQRAGICRALINDPGIVFADEPTGALNSATALQILDLLGEIHASGTTLVMVTHDSQVAARADRVLVLVDGQITEDLLLGRYEEADGPSRLTAVTEALQRHSV, encoded by the coding sequence ATGCGTGCCTCCACCCCATCGCGTTCCTCATGGCGCACCGGTTCAGTAGCCGCGGGACCGGCTGTCCCCGTGGGAGCCGGGCAACCGGTTCTGCGGGCCCAGCACCTGTCCAAGAGCTACCACTCCCCCGTCCTGCGAGACCTCGACCTGGATGTGGAGCAGGGGCAGTTCGTCGCCATCATGGGGCCTTCCGGGTCCGGGAAGTCCACCCTTCTGCACTGCCTGAGCGGTATGGACCGGCCCGACGCCGGTTCGGTACTCCTGGGCGGCCAGGAGATCACGAGCCTGAGTGAGAAGGAGCTGGCGGCGCTGCGGCTGACGCGTTTCGGATTCGTCTTCCAGCAGGCGCATCTCCTAACCACCCTGTGCCTGCTGGATAACATCGTCCTGCCCGGGTTCCTGGCGGGTCTGCGTCCGCGCCCCGAGGTCACGGCGCGTGGAGAGGAGCTGATGGAGCGCATGGGGATCGACGAGCTGGCCACCAGCGCCGTCACCGAGGTCTCCGGCGGCCAGCTGCAGCGCGCAGGCATCTGCCGGGCCCTCATCAACGACCCCGGGATCGTCTTCGCCGACGAACCCACCGGAGCGCTCAACTCCGCCACCGCGCTGCAGATCCTCGACCTGCTCGGGGAGATTCACGCCTCGGGGACGACTCTGGTCATGGTCACCCACGACTCCCAGGTGGCAGCCCGGGCCGATCGTGTCCTGGTGCTCGTGGACGGGCAGATCACGGAGGACCTGCTCCTGGGACGATACGAGGAGGCTGACGGCCCCTCACGCCTGACGGCGGTCACCGAGGCCCTCCAGCGCCACAGTGTGTGA
- a CDS encoding polyribonucleotide nucleotidyltransferase: MFIDDPEVTAAEAVIDNGSFGKRVVRFETGRLAKQAAGSAMAYLDGETAVLSATTVGKHPKDQFDFFPLTVDVEERQYAAGRIPGSFFRREGRAGTAAILACRLIDRPLRPSFVKGLRNEVQVVETVLAIHPDDDYDVLAINAASMSTQIAGLPFSGPVAGTRLALIDGHWVAFPRYSEQQRATFQMVVAGRVLESGDVAIMMVEAGATEHAWELINAGAVAPTEAVVAEGLEAAKPHIKALCEAQLEVAQHASKPTAEFPLYLDYSDEQYDAVEKAAEAHGLAAAIATEGKQARDLATDAVRDEVLAELAESFPTEEDTKALKAAFRSVTKKIVRHRTLTEGVRMDGRGLKDIRTLAAEVEVLPRVHGSAIFERGETQILGVTTLNMLRMEQQVDDLSPVTHKRYMHNYNFPPFSTGETGRVGAPKRREIGHGNLAERALVPVLPTREDFPYAIRQVSEALGSNGSTSMGSVCASTLSLLNAGVPLRAPVAGIAMGLMHEVIDGETKWATLTDILGSEDAFGDMDFKVAGTRDFITALQLDTKLDGLPSEVLAGALGQARDARLFILDVLAQAIDAPDEMAPTAPRVLAVRIPVDKIGEVIGPKGKMINQIQEDTGADLTVEDDGTVYIGASDGPSAEAARDAVNAIANPQMPEIGERFVGTVVKTTTFGAFVSLTPGKDGLLHISQIRRLVGGKRVENVEDVLNVGDKVQVELAEIDQRGKLSLHAVLTDEQLAAEAEGEASRKASREGGSRREAKDEDGEQPRRERRPRRRRMRSAESSEEE, from the coding sequence ATGTTCATTGACGACCCCGAGGTCACCGCCGCCGAGGCAGTGATCGACAACGGCTCCTTCGGCAAGCGCGTGGTGCGCTTCGAGACGGGCCGGCTGGCCAAGCAGGCCGCTGGAAGCGCCATGGCCTACCTCGACGGTGAGACCGCCGTCCTGTCCGCCACCACCGTGGGCAAGCACCCCAAGGACCAGTTCGACTTCTTCCCCCTGACCGTGGACGTCGAGGAGCGCCAGTACGCCGCCGGCCGCATCCCCGGCTCCTTCTTCCGCCGCGAGGGCCGCGCCGGAACCGCCGCCATCCTGGCCTGCCGCCTCATCGACCGTCCGCTGCGCCCCTCCTTCGTCAAGGGCCTGCGCAACGAGGTCCAGGTCGTTGAGACCGTCCTGGCCATCCACCCCGACGACGACTACGACGTCCTGGCCATCAACGCCGCCTCGATGTCCACCCAGATCGCCGGCCTGCCCTTCTCCGGGCCCGTGGCCGGTACCCGCCTGGCCCTCATCGACGGGCACTGGGTGGCCTTCCCCCGCTACTCCGAGCAGCAGCGCGCCACCTTCCAGATGGTGGTGGCCGGCCGCGTCCTGGAGTCCGGCGACGTCGCCATCATGATGGTCGAGGCCGGCGCCACCGAGCACGCCTGGGAGCTCATCAACGCCGGGGCCGTCGCCCCCACCGAGGCCGTCGTCGCCGAGGGCCTGGAGGCCGCCAAGCCCCACATCAAGGCCCTGTGCGAGGCCCAGCTCGAGGTCGCCCAGCACGCCTCGAAGCCCACCGCCGAGTTCCCCCTCTACCTGGACTACTCCGACGAGCAGTACGACGCCGTGGAGAAGGCCGCCGAGGCCCACGGCCTGGCCGCCGCCATCGCCACCGAGGGCAAGCAGGCCCGCGACCTGGCCACCGACGCCGTGCGTGACGAGGTCCTGGCCGAGCTCGCCGAGTCTTTCCCCACCGAGGAGGACACCAAGGCCCTCAAGGCGGCCTTCCGCTCCGTGACCAAGAAGATCGTGCGCCACCGCACCCTCACCGAGGGCGTGCGCATGGACGGGCGCGGCCTGAAGGACATCCGCACCCTGGCCGCCGAGGTCGAGGTCCTGCCCCGCGTGCACGGCTCGGCCATCTTCGAGCGCGGCGAGACCCAGATCCTGGGCGTGACCACCCTCAACATGCTGCGCATGGAGCAGCAGGTGGACGACCTCTCCCCGGTCACCCACAAGCGCTACATGCACAACTACAACTTCCCGCCCTTCTCCACCGGTGAGACCGGCCGCGTGGGCGCCCCCAAGCGCCGCGAGATCGGCCACGGCAACCTGGCCGAGCGGGCCCTTGTGCCCGTCCTGCCCACCCGCGAGGACTTCCCCTACGCGATCCGCCAGGTCTCCGAGGCCCTGGGCTCCAACGGCTCGACCTCCATGGGCTCGGTGTGCGCCTCCACCCTGTCCCTGCTCAACGCCGGTGTGCCGCTGCGCGCGCCCGTGGCCGGTATCGCCATGGGCCTCATGCACGAGGTCATCGACGGCGAGACCAAGTGGGCCACCCTCACCGACATCCTCGGCTCCGAGGACGCCTTCGGGGACATGGACTTCAAGGTCGCCGGAACCCGTGACTTCATTACGGCCCTCCAGCTGGACACCAAGCTCGACGGCCTGCCCTCCGAGGTGCTGGCCGGCGCGCTCGGCCAGGCCCGTGACGCCCGCCTGTTCATCCTCGACGTCCTGGCCCAGGCCATCGACGCCCCCGACGAGATGGCCCCCACGGCCCCGCGTGTCCTGGCCGTGCGCATCCCGGTGGACAAGATCGGTGAGGTCATCGGCCCCAAGGGCAAGATGATTAACCAGATCCAGGAGGACACCGGCGCGGACCTGACGGTCGAGGACGACGGCACCGTCTACATCGGCGCCTCCGACGGCCCCTCGGCCGAGGCGGCCCGCGACGCCGTCAACGCCATCGCCAACCCGCAGATGCCCGAGATCGGTGAGCGCTTCGTGGGCACGGTGGTCAAGACCACGACCTTCGGCGCCTTCGTCTCGCTGACCCCCGGCAAGGACGGTCTGCTTCACATCTCCCAGATCCGCCGGCTTGTGGGCGGCAAGCGCGTGGAGAACGTTGAGGATGTCCTCAACGTGGGGGACAAGGTCCAGGTCGAGCTGGCTGAGATTGACCAGCGTGGCAAGCTGAGCCTGCACGCGGTCCTCACCGATGAGCAGCTCGCAGCCGAGGCCGAGGGTGAGGCCTCCCGTAAGGCCTCCCGTGAGGGAGGCTCGCGCCGCGAGGCCAAGGACGAGGACGGCGAGCAGCCGCGCCGCGAGCGTCGTCCGCGCCGTCGCCGCATGCGCAGCGCCGAGTCCTCCGAGGAGGAGTGA
- a CDS encoding bifunctional riboflavin kinase/FAD synthetase, translating to MEVWYGAEQVPASLSASGGPGAVVTMGIFDGVHRGHQAVLGRVVELSHELAHGDRRPLAVAVTFDPHPRSVHQPEADLPLIASLTDRLASLGDLGLDAVLVITYTLDFAAQSPQDFVRTWLEELLGARAVVVGDDVRFGWRNSGDAATLEQIGRQDGFEVEIVSTICSDEGRRWSSTWIRQCLKDGNMRQVSRVLGRPHRLRGVVVRGLRRGRELGFPTANLEAATAGVVPPDGVYAGWLIRGCTDGADLQRLPAAISIGTNPTFDDVPQRTVEAHVLGRADLNLYGEEVGVELVERLRPMLAFDGLDALLVQMRADIEDTARILGVPVPEPIRPEDVTAQ from the coding sequence GTGGAGGTCTGGTACGGCGCCGAGCAGGTGCCAGCGAGCCTGAGCGCTTCGGGAGGGCCGGGCGCCGTGGTCACGATGGGCATCTTCGACGGCGTCCACCGCGGGCATCAGGCGGTCCTGGGGCGCGTCGTCGAGCTCTCCCATGAGCTCGCCCACGGCGACCGGCGGCCCCTGGCCGTCGCGGTCACCTTCGACCCCCACCCCCGTAGCGTCCACCAGCCCGAGGCCGACCTGCCCCTCATCGCCTCCCTGACCGACCGCTTGGCCTCCCTGGGGGACCTCGGTCTCGACGCGGTCCTGGTCATCACCTACACCCTCGACTTCGCTGCCCAGAGCCCGCAGGACTTCGTGCGCACCTGGCTGGAGGAGCTGCTCGGGGCTCGCGCGGTCGTCGTCGGCGACGACGTCCGCTTCGGTTGGCGCAACTCCGGGGACGCAGCCACCCTGGAGCAGATCGGCCGCCAGGACGGCTTCGAGGTGGAGATCGTCTCCACCATCTGCTCCGACGAGGGGCGTCGCTGGTCCTCGACGTGGATCCGCCAGTGCCTCAAGGACGGGAACATGCGGCAGGTCAGCCGGGTCCTGGGCCGTCCCCACCGGCTGCGCGGCGTCGTCGTGCGAGGTCTGCGCCGCGGCCGCGAGCTCGGGTTCCCCACCGCCAACCTGGAGGCCGCCACCGCCGGTGTCGTGCCGCCCGACGGGGTCTACGCCGGCTGGCTGATCCGCGGCTGCACAGACGGGGCCGACCTCCAGCGGCTGCCCGCCGCCATCTCGATCGGCACCAATCCCACCTTCGACGACGTCCCCCAGCGCACGGTCGAGGCTCATGTCCTGGGGCGAGCCGACCTCAATCTCTATGGCGAGGAGGTGGGGGTCGAGCTCGTCGAGCGCCTGCGCCCCATGCTCGCCTTCGATGGGCTCGACGCGCTCCTGGTGCAGATGCGCGCCGATATCGAGGACACCGCCCGGATTCTGGGAGTCCCGGTCCCCGAGCCGATCCGTCCCGAGGACGTCACCGCGCAGTAG
- a CDS encoding ABC transporter permease has protein sequence MLMRLLKADLARGAVVAATLTALIALAATLMSAGTSLVVDSLSATHRLSQRAKLPDLVQMHSGRIDDRDLQAIETWVQARSDVTDHEVITTLPVARQELSINGVNQSESYNEPAFVTSPKHLDLLLDDDGEPVSPGPGEVVLPIHYRAINSADVGDTVTVSSAGRTTTLTIVGFARDAQMNAAMIPSKRLVVSPKDFSALEQQITEPEYLIEMRLTDSAPPGGVIDAYKEAGLPSNGINVSASMIQLMNSLNAMLIVAVALVVAVILAVVAVLALRYTVLAAVETDLAQIAVLKAIGAPLRRIRRLYVAKYLALSVLGAALGYVAGQPLATALEAPTTLYLGRPATTLWSVGLPILTVLVLALGVIGFTWLALRRIGRISAIEALRSGTSASLRPRRQRWRLTTLRRLPVQVWLGARESLRPSNALMLGVLALCTFTMVLPTNVSSTLSDPRVATYLGAGRADLRIDVRTGVQDLAAVEKTVDSDPRVTRHTTMLRRSYKMSTATGGWQTALIDIGDHEAFPMEYLSGRAPTTDDEIALSYSQAQDTGAKEGATVTVRTADGDKDLTVTGVYQDITNNGHTAKATFDDGAPALWQIVYADAGSTQQASALAKQLSGEYPGIQAISMNQYAAQFFGATGSQVRVVTALACAIALGLSFLITVLFTVLIVSRERPQIGVLMALGCTRRAVAGQYLIRFGLLALVGTALGLLGASALGSPAIGAVMASRGAPDLQLLPNWWLMGLVLPGALLATVVGAVALALRRLRTMTLTTGE, from the coding sequence ATGCTGATGCGACTTCTCAAGGCGGACCTGGCGCGCGGCGCCGTCGTGGCCGCCACCCTGACCGCCCTCATCGCCCTGGCGGCCACACTGATGTCGGCCGGGACGTCCCTGGTGGTGGACAGCCTGTCGGCCACGCACCGGCTCTCGCAGCGGGCCAAGCTCCCGGACCTGGTACAGATGCACTCCGGCCGGATTGACGACCGCGACCTACAGGCGATCGAGACGTGGGTGCAGGCGCGCAGCGACGTCACCGACCATGAGGTCATCACAACCCTTCCGGTAGCGCGCCAGGAGCTGTCCATCAACGGCGTCAACCAGTCCGAGTCCTACAACGAGCCCGCCTTCGTCACCTCTCCCAAGCACCTCGACCTCCTGCTCGACGACGACGGCGAACCCGTCAGCCCGGGGCCGGGAGAGGTGGTGCTGCCGATCCACTACCGGGCGATCAACAGCGCCGATGTCGGCGACACCGTGACCGTCAGCAGCGCCGGCAGGACCACGACCCTGACCATCGTGGGATTCGCCCGCGACGCCCAGATGAATGCCGCCATGATCCCCTCCAAGCGCCTGGTGGTCTCACCCAAGGACTTCTCCGCCCTGGAGCAGCAGATCACCGAGCCCGAGTACCTCATTGAGATGCGCCTGACCGACTCCGCCCCTCCCGGCGGCGTCATCGACGCCTACAAGGAGGCGGGTCTGCCCAGTAACGGCATCAACGTCAGCGCCTCGATGATCCAGCTCATGAACTCACTCAACGCCATGCTCATCGTGGCAGTGGCCCTGGTGGTGGCTGTCATTCTGGCGGTTGTCGCCGTCCTCGCCCTGCGCTACACGGTGCTGGCGGCCGTCGAGACAGACCTGGCCCAGATCGCCGTGCTCAAGGCCATTGGGGCGCCACTGAGGCGGATACGCCGCCTCTACGTGGCCAAGTACCTGGCTCTGTCAGTGCTGGGGGCGGCCCTGGGCTACGTGGCCGGCCAGCCCCTGGCCACCGCCCTGGAGGCCCCGACGACCCTCTACCTGGGCCGGCCCGCGACAACCCTGTGGAGCGTGGGGCTGCCGATCCTCACGGTTCTGGTTCTGGCGCTCGGAGTCATCGGCTTTACCTGGTTGGCTCTGCGGCGCATCGGCCGCATCTCGGCCATCGAGGCCCTGCGCAGCGGCACCAGCGCCTCCCTGCGCCCACGCCGGCAGCGCTGGAGACTGACCACCCTTCGCCGCCTTCCGGTCCAGGTGTGGCTCGGGGCGCGCGAGTCACTGCGCCCCTCCAACGCCCTGATGCTCGGTGTCCTGGCGCTGTGCACCTTCACCATGGTGCTGCCGACGAATGTCTCCTCGACTCTGAGCGACCCACGTGTGGCCACCTACCTGGGGGCCGGTCGGGCCGATCTGCGTATCGACGTACGCACCGGGGTCCAGGACCTGGCCGCCGTGGAGAAGACCGTCGACTCCGACCCCCGCGTCACCCGGCACACCACGATGCTGCGCCGCAGCTACAAGATGTCCACTGCCACCGGCGGCTGGCAGACGGCGCTCATTGATATCGGGGACCATGAGGCCTTCCCCATGGAGTACCTCTCCGGGCGCGCCCCCACCACCGACGACGAGATCGCCCTGTCCTACAGTCAGGCCCAGGACACGGGCGCCAAGGAAGGTGCCACGGTCACCGTCCGCACCGCCGACGGCGACAAGGACCTGACAGTCACGGGTGTCTACCAGGACATCACCAACAACGGGCATACCGCCAAGGCCACCTTCGACGACGGCGCCCCCGCACTGTGGCAGATCGTCTACGCCGACGCCGGCTCCACTCAGCAGGCCAGCGCCCTCGCCAAGCAGCTGAGCGGCGAGTACCCGGGGATCCAGGCGATCAGCATGAATCAGTATGCCGCCCAGTTCTTCGGGGCCACCGGCTCCCAGGTCCGCGTCGTCACCGCGCTGGCCTGCGCCATCGCGCTGGGGCTGTCCTTCCTCATCACGGTGCTGTTCACCGTCCTCATCGTCTCGCGGGAGCGGCCTCAGATCGGCGTCCTGATGGCGCTGGGGTGCACCAGACGGGCCGTTGCGGGGCAGTACCTCATCCGTTTCGGCCTCCTGGCGCTGGTGGGGACCGCCCTGGGGCTCCTGGGGGCCTCCGCTCTGGGCAGCCCCGCGATCGGGGCGGTCATGGCCTCGCGCGGAGCCCCCGACCTTCAGCTCCTCCCCAACTGGTGGCTTATGGGGCTCGTCCTACCAGGGGCACTGCTGGCCACCGTCGTCGGCGCTGTCGCCCTGGCCCTCAGACGCCTACGCACCATGACCCTGACCACCGGCGAGTAA
- the rpsO gene encoding 30S ribosomal protein S15: MSVTAERKQEIIAEYATHEGDTGSPEVQVAILTERISNLTEHFKGHAHDHHSRRGLYLLIGKRRRLLDYLMKEDIERYRALIARLGIRR; encoded by the coding sequence ATGTCGGTTACCGCAGAGCGCAAGCAAGAGATCATCGCCGAGTACGCCACCCACGAGGGTGACACGGGCTCCCCGGAGGTCCAGGTCGCCATCCTCACCGAGCGCATCTCCAACCTCACCGAGCACTTCAAGGGCCACGCCCACGACCACCACTCGCGTCGCGGCCTCTACCTGCTCATCGGTAAGCGCCGTCGCCTGCTCGACTACCTCATGAAGGAGGACATCGAGCGCTACCGTGCTCTCATCGCCCGCCTCGGCATCCGCCGCTGA